A portion of the Macaca mulatta isolate MMU2019108-1 chromosome 2, T2T-MMU8v2.0, whole genome shotgun sequence genome contains these proteins:
- the KCTD6 gene encoding BTB/POZ domain-containing protein KCTD6: protein MDNGDWGYMMTDPVTLNVGGHLYTTSLTTLTRYPDSMLGAMFGGDFPTARDPQGNYFIDRDGPLFRYVLNFLRTSELTLPLDFKEFDLLRKEADFYQIEPLIQCLNDPKPLYPMDTFEEVVELSSTRKLSKYSNPVAVIITQLTITTKVHSLLEGISNYFTKWNKHMMDTRDCQVSFTFGPCDYHQEVSLRVHLMEYITKQGFTIRNTRVHHMSERANENTVEHNWTFCRLARKTDD, encoded by the exons ATGGATAATGGAGACTGGGGCTATATG atGACTGACCCAGTCACGTTAAATGTAGGTGGACACTTGTATACAACGTCTCTCACCACACTGACGCGTTACCCGGATTCCATGCTTGGAGCTATGTTTGGGGGGGACTTCCCCACAGCTCGAGACCCTCAAGGCAATTACTTTATTGATCGAGATGGACCTCTTTTCCGATATGTCCTCAACTTCTTAAGAACTTCAGAATTGACCTTACCGTTGGATTTTAAGGAATTTGATCTGCTTCGGAAAGAAGCAGATTTTTACCAGATTGAGCCCTTGATTCAGTGTCTCAATGATCCTAAGCCTTTGTATCCCATGGATACTTTTGAAGAAGTTGTGGAGCTGTCTAGTACTCGGAAGCTTTCTAAGTACTCCAACCCAGTGGCTGTCATCATAACCCAACTAACCATCACCACCAAGGTCCATTCCTTACTAGAAGGCATCTCAAATTATTTTACCAAGTGGAATAAACACATGATGGACACCAGAGACTGCCAGGTTTCCTTTACTTTTGGACCCTGTGATTATCACCAGGAAGTTTCTCTTAGGGTCCACCTGATGGAATACATTACAAAACAAGGTTTCACGATCCGCAACACCCGGGTGCATCACATGAGTGAGCGGGCCAATGAAAACACAGTGGAGCACAACTGGACCTTCTGTAGGCTAGCCCGGAAGACAGACGACTGA